The following are encoded together in the Lathyrus oleraceus cultivar Zhongwan6 chromosome 3, CAAS_Psat_ZW6_1.0, whole genome shotgun sequence genome:
- the LOC127125641 gene encoding uncharacterized protein LOC127125641 has product MLQVDLETLVSACAGGSSDRKIACESQADNHKTDPPEHHPDSPPESFYLSKDEETEWLDRNFVYERKESTKGNSNSGNLNPNSSSNSNTTSQRFANLKSKTSMIGLPKPQKPSFVDAKNRRNHKPSNIKLFPKRNASVGKSFAEPSSPKVSCMGRVRSKRGRTSSAAAAAVKEKSPRTERKRSFFGSLRSIFRSGGRNKSNRRTDPPAFDSSVTNTNSVSNSKARDSTASLNDTSFVESVSRNSVSESEPPGLGGMNRFKSGRRSDSWGGDDSEIHVSR; this is encoded by the coding sequence ATGCTACAAGTGGATTTAGAAACACTTGTTTCAGCCTGTGCTGGCGGTTCTAGTGATCGGAAAATCGCTTGCGAGTCACAAGCTGACAATCACAAAACGGATCCACCGGAGCATCATCCCGATTCTCCGCCGGAGTCATTTTACCTCTCCAAAGATGAAGAAACTGAGTGGTTGGATCGTAACTTCGTCTACGAACGGAAAGAATCCACCAAAGGAAACTCAAATTCAGGAAACCTAAACCCTAACTCCAGCTCCAACTCCAATACAACATCTCAACGTTTCGCAAATCTCAAATCTAAGACTTCAATGATTGGCTTGCCTAAGCCTCAGAAACCTTCCTTCGTTGACGCTAAGAATCGTCGCAACCATAAGCCTAGCAACATTAAGTTGTTTCCGAAGCGGAACGCCTCCGTCGGAAAATCATTCGCCGAACCTTCGTCACCGAAGGTGTCGTGCATGGGAAGAGTCAGATCTAAACGCGGAAGAACTTCATCCGCCGCCGCCGCTGCAGTTAAAGAAAAATCGCCGAGAACCGAGAGAAAACGCAGTTTCTTTGGAAGTTTACGGTCTATTTTCCGCTCCGGTGGAAGAAATAAATCGAACCGGAGAACTGATCCTCCGGCTTTTGATTCATCCGTGACAAACACGAACAGCGTTAGTAATTCAAAAGCGCGTGACAGCACGGCGAGCTTAAACGACACGTCTTTTGTGGAGTCTGTATCGAGAAATAGCGTCTCGGAGAGTGAACCGCCGGGTTTGGGTGGGATGAACCGGTTCAAGTCTGGAAGACGGTCTGACTCGTGGGGAGGAGATGATTCTGAAATCCACGTGTCGCGATGA